In Rhodococcus rhodochrous, a single genomic region encodes these proteins:
- a CDS encoding GvpL/GvpF family gas vesicle protein, which translates to MSTGQTERPEQGDNDETATTTAVYVYGIVPSDVEPEDHAEGVGNPPAEVSVVRSGRVAALVSEIPTDRALGTPDDLKAHAELLDGTVTVAPVLPLRFGAVLTDRDAVAAELLEGNEDELASALDQLEGLAQYVVKGRYVEKTILQEILEENSEAAQLREQLRGQSEDATRDARMALGEIINATIEAKRAEDTRRTVEALSSLEPMVNERQPTHEQDAVHIAVLVELERQDDLEQALQELGREWENRVEFSLLGPMAAYDFVAKSDPGEGG; encoded by the coding sequence ATGTCGACCGGACAGACCGAACGGCCCGAGCAGGGCGACAACGACGAAACCGCCACGACCACTGCGGTCTACGTCTACGGGATCGTCCCGTCGGATGTGGAGCCGGAGGATCATGCGGAAGGGGTGGGTAATCCGCCGGCCGAGGTGTCGGTGGTCAGATCCGGTCGCGTCGCCGCACTGGTGAGCGAGATCCCCACCGATCGCGCCCTCGGCACACCGGACGATCTCAAGGCGCACGCCGAGTTGCTCGACGGGACCGTGACGGTCGCCCCCGTGCTCCCGTTGAGATTCGGGGCGGTCCTCACCGATCGGGATGCGGTGGCCGCGGAACTGCTCGAGGGGAACGAGGACGAACTCGCCTCGGCCCTCGACCAACTCGAAGGTCTCGCACAGTACGTCGTGAAGGGGCGCTACGTCGAGAAGACGATCCTGCAGGAGATCCTCGAGGAGAACTCCGAGGCGGCGCAGTTGCGGGAACAGCTCCGCGGGCAGTCCGAGGATGCGACCCGCGATGCGCGGATGGCGCTCGGAGAGATCATCAATGCGACGATCGAGGCCAAGCGCGCCGAGGACACCCGTCGCACGGTCGAGGCCCTGTCGTCGCTCGAACCGATGGTCAACGAGCGGCAGCCCACGCACGAGCAGGACGCCGTGCACATCGCCGTCCTCGTCGAACTCGAGCGGCAGGACGACCTCGAACAGGCTCTGCAGGAACTGGGCCGGGAGTGGGAGAACAGGGTCGAGTTCTCGTTGCTCGGTCCGATGGCGGCCTACGACTTCGTGGCGAAATCCGATCCCGGTGAAGGAGGTTGA
- a CDS encoding alanine/glycine:cation symporter family protein, giving the protein MDTAVDFVTDINDTFWYAVIALLIGSGLYYTFRSRFIQIRLLPDMLRSVVEKPEKLPNGEPGLSAFRAFSVSAASRVGTGNVAGVAIAISLGGPGAVFWMWAMALIGAATAFLESTLAQLYKVRDEDGTFRGGPAYYMQYGLRKRWMGMIFAVIITITYGFVFNAVQTNSVVDAVSGSIGEKTTALQVIVGLVVALLVGVVIFGGIRRISGVSQVVVPVLAFVYLVIGIIVVILNIGEVPTVFRLIVENAFGLEEIVGGGFGAAFMNGIRRGLFSNEAGMGSAPNAGAAAAVSHPVKQGLVQSLGVYFDTLLVCSITAFIILLSEPEFGSGLEGAALTQNALALQLGDWTVHFLAVLIFFLAFTSMIGNYYYSESNMEFLTGSRRILPYLRSAVVLCVFLGAIGSLPLVWALADLAMGVMAIVNLIALIPLSGIAYALFHHYSAQRKQGRDPVFHAGDVPGVRGIQVWNDDDITPVENRSSDAR; this is encoded by the coding sequence ATGGACACTGCGGTCGATTTCGTCACCGATATCAACGACACGTTCTGGTATGCGGTGATCGCACTGCTCATCGGTTCAGGTCTGTACTACACGTTCCGGTCCCGGTTCATCCAGATCCGGCTCCTGCCCGACATGCTGCGCTCCGTCGTGGAGAAACCCGAGAAACTACCCAACGGGGAACCGGGCCTGTCCGCATTCCGGGCCTTCTCCGTCTCGGCCGCCTCCCGCGTGGGAACGGGCAACGTCGCCGGTGTCGCGATCGCGATCAGCCTCGGTGGTCCCGGAGCGGTGTTCTGGATGTGGGCCATGGCCCTGATCGGTGCGGCGACCGCCTTCCTCGAGTCCACTCTCGCCCAGCTGTACAAGGTGCGCGACGAGGACGGCACCTTCCGCGGCGGCCCCGCCTACTACATGCAGTACGGGCTGCGGAAACGCTGGATGGGCATGATCTTCGCGGTCATCATCACCATCACCTACGGTTTCGTGTTCAACGCGGTGCAGACCAACTCGGTCGTCGATGCGGTGTCGGGTTCCATCGGGGAGAAGACCACGGCCCTCCAGGTGATCGTGGGCCTGGTCGTCGCCCTCCTCGTCGGCGTGGTGATCTTCGGTGGGATCCGCCGCATCTCCGGCGTCTCCCAGGTCGTCGTGCCGGTCCTGGCGTTCGTCTACCTGGTCATCGGCATCATCGTCGTGATCCTCAACATCGGTGAGGTCCCGACCGTCTTCCGGCTCATCGTCGAGAACGCCTTCGGTCTCGAGGAGATCGTCGGTGGTGGTTTCGGCGCCGCCTTCATGAACGGCATCCGACGAGGGCTCTTCTCGAACGAGGCCGGTATGGGCTCCGCCCCCAACGCCGGTGCCGCCGCCGCCGTCTCCCACCCGGTCAAGCAGGGCCTGGTCCAGAGCCTCGGCGTCTACTTCGACACCCTGCTGGTCTGTTCGATCACGGCCTTCATCATCCTGCTGTCGGAGCCCGAGTTCGGCAGCGGTCTCGAGGGCGCCGCCCTGACGCAGAATGCGCTCGCGCTGCAGCTCGGCGACTGGACGGTGCACTTCCTCGCCGTGCTGATCTTCTTCCTCGCGTTCACCTCGATGATCGGCAATTACTACTACAGCGAATCCAACATGGAGTTCCTCACCGGATCGCGCCGCATCCTGCCCTACCTCCGGTCGGCGGTCGTGCTGTGCGTCTTCCTCGGGGCCATCGGATCGCTGCCGCTGGTGTGGGCCCTGGCCGACCTCGCCATGGGAGTCATGGCCATCGTCAACCTCATCGCCCTGATCCCGCTGTCGGGTATCGCCTACGCCCTGTTCCACCACTACAGCGCGCAGCGCAAGCAGGGCCGTGATCCGGTCTTCCACGCCGGTGACGTCCCGGGCGTCCGGGGGATCCAGGTCTGGAACGACGACGACATCACGCCGGTCGAGAACCGATCGAGCGACGCACGGTAG
- a CDS encoding DUF2786 domain-containing protein, whose amino-acid sequence MSSDKMLSRIGGLLRQAESTDNPHEADAFLAAAQRLATSSSIDLAVARSHTAAKERRATPVQRLITIGETGKKGLRTYAQLFIAIAAANDVQCDITANSTVIYAYGFADDIDVCEALYSSLLVQMVRASDAYLREGTYRNETTVRTVVEERGGRRVHTRVRKPVAAVTARLNFQSAFAARIGARLTEAKQEIEREVETSAPGTALVLRGKSLELQDFYRSTSEARGSWRGNRAPSARSADARRAGDRAGRAARLGTAPELPSAPRRLER is encoded by the coding sequence GTGAGTTCGGACAAGATGTTGAGCCGTATCGGTGGGTTGCTCCGCCAGGCGGAGTCCACCGACAACCCTCACGAGGCCGACGCCTTCCTCGCCGCGGCACAGCGGCTCGCGACGTCCTCCTCGATCGATCTGGCGGTCGCGCGCAGCCACACGGCGGCGAAGGAACGTCGCGCGACTCCCGTGCAGCGACTGATCACCATCGGTGAGACGGGGAAGAAGGGACTGCGCACCTACGCCCAGTTGTTCATCGCGATCGCGGCGGCCAACGACGTGCAGTGCGACATCACCGCGAACTCCACCGTCATCTACGCCTACGGCTTCGCCGACGACATCGACGTGTGCGAGGCGCTGTACTCCTCTCTGCTCGTGCAGATGGTGCGGGCGTCCGACGCGTATCTGCGCGAGGGCACCTACCGGAACGAGACCACGGTGCGCACCGTCGTCGAGGAACGCGGCGGTCGCCGTGTGCACACACGCGTGCGCAAGCCCGTCGCCGCGGTGACGGCCCGGCTGAACTTCCAGTCGGCGTTCGCCGCCCGGATCGGCGCCCGGCTGACCGAGGCGAAGCAGGAGATCGAACGCGAGGTGGAAACATCCGCGCCCGGTACGGCGTTGGTGTTGCGTGGGAAGAGTCTGGAGCTCCAGGACTTCTACCGCAGTACGTCGGAGGCACGGGGCAGTTGGCGGGGCAACCGCGCACCGTCGGCGCGCTCGGCCGATGCCCGGCGCGCGGGCGACCGTGCCGGACGGGCGGCACGACTGGGAACGGCACCCGAACTGCCGTCGGCTCCGAGGAGGCTGGAACGGTGA
- the gvpO gene encoding gas vesicle protein GvpO: MAQDTGPPAISAAEAASAALTHLKELTSKEAQGVTSVEPTEDGWVVEVEVVEDRRIPSSADMLALYEVEIDLDGNLLAYRRTRRYGRGSSDIGARTGS; the protein is encoded by the coding sequence GTGGCGCAGGACACCGGCCCGCCCGCGATCTCGGCGGCCGAGGCCGCATCGGCGGCCCTCACACATCTGAAGGAACTGACCTCGAAGGAGGCTCAGGGGGTGACCTCCGTCGAACCCACCGAGGACGGTTGGGTCGTCGAGGTGGAGGTCGTGGAGGACAGGCGGATCCCGTCGTCGGCCGACATGCTTGCGCTCTACGAGGTGGAGATCGATCTGGACGGAAATCTGCTCGCGTACAGGAGGACCCGGCGTTACGGACGCGGTAGCAGCGATATCGGTGCGAGGACCGGATCATGA
- a CDS encoding SRPBCC family protein, with protein sequence MARSKGVAGGVTDAVGKAGKTATDTAGEAGRTATDTAGKATGGLTGGLQQSLQGLAGTVAQNALSSLSDRVTGTAGRLQDYSEGKGGNLASALTGVDKLAQGESPLKAAASSGFENLKNTAKDKFQDVKESVTGGGGGKGGGGKKLKLTNIVESIDVGVPIDLAYDLWTQFADWPKFMKKVEQVEQVEDEKLHWTGKVFWSRRNWESTILEQVPFERIVWRSKGGKGYIDGAVTFHELTPDLTRILMVLEYHPRGLFERTANLWRAVGRRSRLELKHFRRYAMTEAILHPDDIVGWHGEIRESEVVKDDETARQEEEEREQEDARENGEEGVTDTSGDEDEIRDEDEDFEEGEPSEDEYEEESPEDASDEESPEDEEDLEDEYPEEEDETEEDETSGEEPDDEEDEPEPPRKRAPAKRTRATKATGTRSARSRGSRS encoded by the coding sequence ATGGCCAGGTCGAAGGGCGTCGCGGGCGGAGTCACCGACGCGGTGGGCAAGGCCGGGAAGACCGCTACCGATACCGCCGGTGAGGCCGGTCGCACCGCCACGGACACGGCGGGGAAGGCCACGGGCGGACTGACCGGTGGACTGCAGCAGTCGTTGCAGGGCCTCGCGGGGACGGTCGCCCAGAACGCGTTGTCGAGCCTGTCCGACAGGGTCACCGGCACGGCGGGACGATTACAGGATTACTCCGAGGGCAAGGGCGGGAACCTGGCCAGTGCGCTCACCGGTGTCGACAAGCTCGCTCAGGGCGAGTCGCCGTTGAAGGCGGCGGCAAGTTCGGGATTCGAGAACCTGAAGAACACCGCGAAGGACAAGTTCCAGGACGTCAAGGAGTCCGTCACCGGTGGTGGTGGAGGCAAGGGTGGGGGCGGTAAGAAGCTCAAGCTCACCAACATCGTCGAGAGCATCGACGTGGGCGTGCCGATCGACCTCGCCTACGACCTGTGGACCCAGTTTGCCGACTGGCCGAAGTTCATGAAGAAGGTCGAGCAGGTCGAACAGGTCGAGGACGAGAAGCTCCACTGGACCGGCAAGGTGTTCTGGTCGCGCCGGAACTGGGAGTCCACGATCCTCGAACAGGTGCCGTTCGAACGGATCGTGTGGCGTTCCAAGGGCGGCAAGGGCTACATCGACGGTGCGGTGACCTTCCACGAACTCACACCCGATCTCACCCGGATCCTCATGGTCCTCGAGTACCACCCCCGGGGTCTGTTCGAGCGCACCGCGAATCTGTGGCGGGCGGTCGGGCGCCGGTCACGCCTGGAGCTGAAGCACTTCCGGCGCTACGCCATGACCGAGGCCATCCTGCATCCCGATGACATCGTCGGCTGGCATGGCGAGATCCGCGAGAGCGAGGTCGTCAAGGACGACGAGACCGCGCGTCAGGAGGAAGAGGAGCGCGAACAGGAGGACGCCCGCGAGAACGGCGAGGAGGGGGTGACCGACACCTCCGGCGACGAGGACGAGATCCGCGACGAGGACGAGGATTTCGAGGAGGGTGAACCGTCCGAGGACGAGTACGAGGAGGAGTCGCCCGAAGACGCAAGCGACGAGGAGTCGCCCGAGGACGAGGAGGATCTCGAGGACGAGTATCCCGAAGAGGAGGACGAGACCGAGGAGGACGAGACCTCCGGCGAAGAACCCGACGACGAAGAGGACGAGCCCGAACCGCCTCGGAAACGCGCGCCCGCGAAGCGGACCCGCGCGACGAAGGCCACCGGTACGCGCTCGGCCCGCTCGAGAGGATCCCGGTCATGA
- a CDS encoding gas vesicle protein GvpG: MGLLTSLLTLPLAPVKGVMWLGEVIQEQVEQQLHDPANVRRELEEIEEAAEAGELTPEEKDEAQQAVLNRMISRGGSGPAEGKE; the protein is encoded by the coding sequence ATGGGTCTGCTGACCTCCCTGCTCACGCTGCCCCTCGCTCCCGTCAAGGGAGTGATGTGGCTCGGAGAGGTCATCCAGGAGCAGGTCGAACAGCAACTGCACGACCCCGCCAACGTGCGGCGCGAACTCGAGGAGATCGAGGAAGCGGCGGAGGCGGGTGAGCTGACGCCCGAGGAGAAGGACGAGGCGCAGCAGGCCGTGCTGAACCGGATGATCTCCCGGGGCGGATCCGGCCCCGCCGAGGGAAAGGAGTGA
- the gvpJ gene encoding gas vesicle protein GvpJ: MTIQPAGGGGGGGGGGGMARPNSSGLADVIDTILDKGLVIDAFVRVSLVGIELLTIDARVVVASVDTYLRFAEAVNRLEISDNEPKGLPDLVGDITSGGSKHKTKGALEAAGEKVSEFLGDVQEQREPARRSRRGED, encoded by the coding sequence ATGACCATCCAACCTGCAGGGGGCGGCGGCGGTGGAGGCGGCGGGGGCGGTATGGCCCGTCCCAATTCGTCCGGCCTCGCCGACGTCATCGACACGATCCTCGACAAGGGCCTCGTCATCGACGCGTTCGTGCGTGTCTCGCTCGTCGGTATCGAACTGCTCACCATCGACGCCCGCGTCGTCGTGGCCAGTGTCGACACCTACCTGCGTTTCGCGGAGGCGGTGAACCGGCTCGAGATCTCCGACAACGAGCCGAAGGGTCTTCCGGATCTCGTCGGCGACATCACTTCGGGCGGTTCCAAACACAAGACGAAGGGAGCACTCGAGGCTGCGGGGGAGAAGGTCAGCGAGTTCCTCGGGGACGTCCAGGAGCAGCGCGAGCCCGCTCGACGATCTCGCAGGGGTGAGGACTGA
- a CDS encoding TIGR04338 family metallohydrolase, giving the protein MSKVRDTRRTAVYEAESIVRKMLDRADERGLRTVEVAGSHVTLPVERRFASIASVQEYIDAVLALDWVRARWERAAVPVRVRARAGNAAAHYERDCATIALPEHRANTAWAFREMVVLHELAHHLDPHDPDDATEGAHGPAFVERFLALVGEIIGPEAAFALQATGIATPAHPRR; this is encoded by the coding sequence GTGAGCAAGGTGCGCGATACCCGCAGAACCGCTGTGTACGAAGCGGAGTCGATCGTACGGAAGATGCTCGACCGCGCCGACGAGCGCGGGTTGCGGACCGTGGAGGTCGCCGGCTCCCACGTCACGCTCCCGGTCGAGAGACGGTTCGCCTCCATCGCCTCGGTCCAGGAGTACATCGACGCCGTGCTCGCCCTCGACTGGGTACGCGCCCGGTGGGAGCGCGCCGCCGTGCCGGTGCGCGTGCGGGCGCGGGCCGGCAACGCGGCCGCACACTACGAACGCGACTGCGCGACCATCGCCCTTCCCGAGCATCGGGCGAACACGGCGTGGGCGTTCCGCGAGATGGTGGTGTTGCACGAACTCGCGCACCACCTCGATCCGCACGATCCCGACGACGCCACCGAGGGTGCCCACGGGCCGGCCTTCGTCGAACGGTTTCTCGCCCTGGTCGGCGAAATCATCGGTCCGGAAGCAGCATTCGCGTTGCAGGCGACCGGGATCGCTACCCCGGCACATCCCCGTCGATAG